The Kogia breviceps isolate mKogBre1 chromosome 4, mKogBre1 haplotype 1, whole genome shotgun sequence genome window below encodes:
- the LOC131756076 gene encoding mitochondrial ornithine transporter 2, with protein MKSNPAIQAAIDLTAGALGGTACVLTGQPFDTMKVKMQTFPGLYKGLADCGLKTYSQEGLRGFYKGTSPALMAYVAENSVLFMCYGFCQQFVRKVVGLDKQTKLNDLQTAAAGSVASAFAALALCPTELVKCRLQTMHELEMSGRIAKSHNTVWSVVKSILRKDGPLGFYHGLTSTLFQVVPGYFFFFGGYELSRSFFASDGSKDELGPVPLMLSGGIAGICLWLVIYPVDCIKSRIQVLSMFGKQAGFIRTLLSVVKNEGIAALYSGLKATLIRAFPANAALFLAYEYSRKMMMSQFEAY; from the coding sequence ATGAAATCCAATCCTGCCATCCAAGCCGCCATCGACCTCACCGCGGGGGCCCTTGGGGGCACAGCATGCGTCCTGACCGGGCAGCCCTTCGACACAATGAAAGTGAAGATGCAGACGTTCCCTGGCCTGTACAAGGGCCTCGCCGACTGTGGCCTGAAGACATACTCCCAGGAGGGCTTGCGGGGCTTCTACAAAGGGACCAGCCCCGCGCTGATGGCCTACGTCGCCGAGAACTCAGTCCTCTTTATGTGCTATGGCTTCTGCCAACAGTTCGTGAGGAAAGTGGTTGGATTGGACAAGCAGACAAAGCTGAATGATCTGCAGACTGCGGCCGCAGGTTCCGTCGCCTCTGCGTTTGCCGCGCTGGCCCTGTGCCCCACTGAGCTCGTGAAGTGCCGGCTGCAGACCATGCACGAACTGGAGATGTCAGGGAGGATAGCAAAAAGCCATAATACAGTTTGGTCCGTCGTGAAGAGCATCCTTAGAAAAGATGGCCCCTTGGGCTTCTACCACGGACTCACGAGCACTCTATTTCAAGTAGTACCAggctatttcttcttctttggtgGCTATGAACTGAGCCGATCGTTTTTTGCCTCGGATGGATCAAAAGATGAACTAGGCCCTGTCCCCTTGATGTTAAGCGGTGGAATTGCTGGAATTTGCCTTTGGCTTGTCATATACCCAGTGGATTGTATCAAATCCAGAATTCAGGTTCTTTCCATGTTTGGAAAACAGGCAGGATTTATCAGAACTCTTTTAAGTGTTGTGAAAAACGAAGGAATAGCAGCTTTATATTCTGGTCTGAAAGCTACTTTGATTCGAGCGTTCCCTGCCAATGCGGCACTATTTTTGGCTTATGAATACAGCAGGAAGATGATGATGAGCCAGTTTGAAGCATACTGA
- the TAF7 gene encoding transcription initiation factor TFIID subunit 7: MSKSKDDAPHELESQFILRLPPEYASTVRRAVQSGHVNLKDRLTIELHPDGRHGIVRVDRVPLASKLVDLPCVMESLKTIDKKTFYKTADICQMLVSTVDGDLYPPVEEPVAAVDPKASKKKDKDKEKKFIWNHGITLPLKNVRKRRFRKTAKKKYIESPDVEKEVKRLLSTDAEAVSTRWEIIAEDETKEAENQGLDISSPGMSGHRQGHDSLEHDELREIFNDLSSSSEDEDETQHQDEEDINIIDTEEDLERQLQDKLNESDEHHQENEGTNQLVMGIQKQIDNMKGKLQETQDRAKRQEDLIMKVENLALKNRFQAVLDELKQKEDREKEQLSSLQEELESLLEK, translated from the coding sequence ATGAGTAAGAGCAAAGATGATGCTCCTCACGAACTAGAGAGCCAGTTTATCTTACGCCTACCTCCGGAGTATGCCTCTACTGTGAGGCGGGCGGTACAGTCTGGTCATGTCAACCTGAAGGACAGACTCACAATTGAGTTACACCCTGATGGGCGTCATGGAATTGTCAGAGTGGACCGGGTACCACTGGCGTCAAAATTGGTAGATCTGCCATGTGTTATggaaagtttgaaaaccattgatAAAAAAACCTTTTACAAGACAGCTGATATCTGTCAGATGCTTGTCTCTACAGTTGATGGTGATCTCTATCCTCCTGTTGAGGAACCAGTTGCTGCTGTTGATCccaaagcaagcaagaaaaaggataaggacaaagagaaaaagtttatatggaaccatGGAATTACTCTGCCTCtaaaaaatgtcagaaagagaaggttCCGTAAGACAGCAAAGAAGAAGTATATTGAGTCTCCAGATgtggaaaaagaagtaaagcgGTTGCTGAGCACAGATGCTGAAGCTGTCAGTACCCGTTGGGAAATAATTGCTGAAGATGAaacaaaagaagcagaaaatcaaGGCCTTGATATCTCTTCCCCAGGAATGTCTGGCCACAGGCAGGGCCATGACTCATTAGAACATGATGAGCTTCGAGAGATATTCAATGACCTCAGCAGCAGCAGTGAAGATGAAGATGAGACACAGCATCaagatgaagaagatataaacatCATCGACACTGAGGAGGATCTGGAAAGGCAGCTACAGGACAAGCTAAATGAGTCAGATGAACACCACCAAGAAAACGAGGGAACTAATCAGCTGGTTATGGGAATTCAGAAACAGATTGATAACATGAAAGGCAAGCTCCAAGAGACCCAGGACAGGGCAAAGCGACAGGAGGATCTCATCATGAAAGTGGAAAACCTGGCTCTCAAGAACAGATTTCAGGCTGTGCTGGATGAACTGAAACAAAAGGAAGACCGAGAAAAGGAGCAGCTCAGCTCTTTGCAAGAAGAGCTAGAATCACTCCTAGAGAAGTGA
- the LOC131756068 gene encoding protocadherin gamma-A1 isoform X26, with protein sequence MTIRVKVLVWRRLVLLFLFLGLLLEAQAGKIRYSVPEETDKDFFVGNIAKDLGLQPQELAERGVRIVSRGRTQLFALNPRSGSLVTAGRIDREELCSQSLQCLVSFNVLVEDKMKLFPVEVEIMDINDNTPQFQLEEVEFKMNEITTPGTRITLPSGQDLDVGMNSLQMYQLSSNPHFSLDVQQGSDGSQQPEMVLQSPLDREENAVHRLLLTAFDGGNPVRSGTLRIRVQVVDANDNPPAFTQAQYHTSVPEDVPLGTRLLTVKATDPDEGANGEVTYLFHNIDHKVAQIFHLDTYTGEISNKEPLDFEEYSVYPMEIQAQDGSSLVARAKVLVKVLDINDNAPEVTITSVTTAVPENFPPGAIIALISVHDQDSGDNGHTTCSISGNLPFKLEKLDDNYYRLVTERTMDRELTSQYNITVTAADQGTPTLSTETHISLQVTDINDNSPVFLQDSYSTYIPENNPRGAAIFSVTAHDADSNENARVTYSLVEDTIQGVPLSSFVSINSDTGVLYALRSFDYEQFRDLQLRVMARDSGDPPLSSNVSLGIFVLDQNDNTPEILYPALPTEGSTGVELAPRSAESGYLVTKVVAVDRDSGQNAWLSYRLLKASEPGLFAVGLHTGEVRTARAVMDRDALKQSLVVAVEDHGQPPLSATVTLTVAMADRIPDVLADLGSMEPSTNLDNSSLTLYLVVAVAAVSCVFLAFVIVLLALRLRHCHRTRLLQASGGGLAGVPVSHFVGVDGVRAFLQTYSHEVSLTADSRESHVTFPPPNYADTLISQESHEKKDFLSAPQSLLEDRKQTFSQMSSVGVLFHLGTLEKVKIV encoded by the exons ATGACGATTCGAGTGAAGGTGCTCGTCTGGCGCAGGCTGGTCTTGCTGTTCCTTTTTCTGGGGCTGTTGTTGGAAGCCCAGGCTGGGAAGATCCGCTACTCGGTGCCAGAAGAGACAGACAAAGATTTCTTTGTGGGCAACATTGCCAAAGACCTGGGACTACAACCCCAGGAGCTGGCGGAGCGGGGAGTCCGCATCGTCTCCAGAGGTAGGACTCAGCTTTTTGCTCTGAACCCGCGAAGCGGCAGCTTGGTCACCGCAGGCAGGATAGATCGGGAGGAGCTCTGCTCTCAGAGCCTGCAGTGTCTGGTGAGTTTTAACGTCTTGGTAGAGGATAAAATGAAGCTTTTCCCTGTTGAAGTGGAAATAATGGATATTAATGACAACACTCCCCAATTCCAGTTAGAGGAGGTagaatttaaaatgaatgaaataaccaCTCCAGGTACCAGGATCACTCTACCTTCTGGGCAAGACCTTGATGTGGGTATGAATTCGCTCCAGATGTACCAGCTCAGCTCCAACCCTCATTTCTCCCTGGATGTGCAACAGGGATCTGATGGGTCCCAACAGCCAGAGATGGTGCTGCAGAGTCCCCTAGATAGGGAAGAAAACGCTGTCCACCGCCTCCTCCTCACCGCTTTTGATGGGGGCAACCCAGTCCGTTCAGGAACCCTCCGAATTCGAGTTCAGGTGGTGGATGCAAATGACAACCCTCCAGCGTTTACTCAAGCACAGTACCACACGAGTGTCCCTGAGGACGTGCCGCTGGGCACTCGGCTGCTCACGGTAAAAGCCACGGACCCAGATGAGGGAGCCAATGGGGAAGTAACATATTTGTTTCATAATATAGACCACAAGGTGGCACAAATATTTCACTTGGATACTTACACAGGAGAAATATCAAATAAAGAACCTCTGGATTTCGAAGAATACTCAGTTTATCCAATGGAAATTCAAGCTCAGGATGGTTCAAGCCTCGTGGCCAGAGCTAAGGTGCTGGTCAAAGTTCTGGACATAAATGATAATGCCCCAGAGGTGACCATCACCTCTGTCACCACTGCAGTCCCAGAAAACTTTCCTCCTGGGGCCATAATTGCTCTTATCAGTGTGCATGACCAGGACTCCGGAGACAATGGTCACACTACGTGTTCTATTTCTGGAAATCTACCCTTTAAATTAGAAAAGTTAGATGATAATTATTACCGTTTAGTGACAGAAAGAACAATGGACAGAGAACTTACCTCCCAGTACAACATCACAGTAACAGCAGCAGATCAGGGAACTCCGACTCTATCTACCGAAACACACATTTCACTGCAAGTGACAGATATCAATGACAACTCCCCTGTCTTCCTCCAGGATTCCTACTCCACCTACATTCCAGAAAACAACCCCAGAGGTGCCGCCATTTTCTCCGTGACTGCCCACGATGCTGACAGCAATGAGAATGCACGAGTCACTTATTCCCTGGTGGAGGACACCATCCAGGGGGTACCTCTATCCTCCTTTGTCTCCATCAACTCAGACACTGGTGTCCTATATGCGTTGCGATCCTTCGACTATGAGCAGTTCCGGGACCTGCAACTAAGAGTGATGGCTCGTGACAGCGGGGACCCACCGCTCAGCAGCAACGTGTCACTGGGCATATTCGTGCTGGACCAGAATGACAACACACCTGAGATTCTGTACCCCGCCCTCCCCACTGAAGGTTCCACCGGTGTGGAGCTGGCACCCCGTTCTGCAGAGTCTGGCTACCTGGTGACCAAGGTGGTGGCTGTGGACAGAGACTCGGGCCAGAATGCCTGGCTGTCCTACCGCCTGCTCAAGGCCAGCGAGCCGGGACTCTTCGCGGTGGGGCTGCACACGGGCGAGGTGCGCACAGCGCGGGCTGTGATGGATAGAGACGCGCTCAAGCAGAGCCTGGTGGTGGCGGTCGAGGACCACGGCCAGCCCCCTCTCTCTGCCACAGTTACTCTCACAGTGGCGATGGCTGACCGCATCCCAGATGTGCTGGCCGACTTGGGCAGCATGGAACCCTCCACCAACCTGGACAACTCCAGCCTCACGCTGTACCTGGTGGTGGCGGTGGCCGCGGTCTCCTGCGTCTTCCTCGCCTTTGTCATTGTGCTGCTGGCGCTCAGGCTGAGACACTGTCATAGGACGCGTCTGctccaggcttcaggaggaggatTGGCGGGCGTGCCCGTCTCTCACTTTGTGGGCGTGGACGGGGTGCGGGCTTTCTTGCAGACCTATTCCCACGAGGTCTCGCTCACCGCAGACTCGCGGGAGAGTCACGTGACCTTCCCGCCGCCCAACTACGCTGACACGCTCATCAGCCAGGAGAGCCATGAGAAAAAGGATTTTCTATCAGCACCCCAGTCTTTACTTGAAGACAGaaagcaaacattttctcag ATGTCATCTGTCGGGGTGCTGTTTCATTTGGGGACACTTGAAAAGGTAAAGATTGTCTAA
- the LOC131756070 gene encoding LOW QUALITY PROTEIN: protocadherin gamma-A3-like (The sequence of the model RefSeq protein was modified relative to this genomic sequence to represent the inferred CDS: deleted 1 base in 1 codon) gives MTNYLRFRNGGGLALLYALLGTLCKTGCGQIRYSVPEELEKGSFVGNIAKDLGLEPQELAERGVRIVSRGRTQLFALNPRSGSLVTAGRIDREELCAQSARCLVSFNILVEDKLKIFEVEIEIRDINDNAPDFLTEALEIKIGELTVPGTRFPLKTAFDPDAGMNSLLNYQLSPSDYFSLAVKSVSDGAKYPELVLQRALDREEKKVHQLVLIASDGGDPVHSSNLCIQVIVLDANDNPPVFTQPEYRVSVQENLPVGTWLLRVNATDPDEGFNAQVSYVLDKMPGRIAQIFNLNSVTGDLSISQSLDYEDATFYEIKIEAQDGLGLLSRAKILVTVLDVNDNAPEITVTSLTGSVPEEATAGREIALINVHDRDSGQNGQVTVFILGNMPFNLEKSINRYYRLVTARCLDREQVSEYNITLRATDGGSPPLSTDTHITLHVADINDNPPAFTHASYSAYIPENNPRGASIFSMTAQDPDSMENAHITYALTEDAFQGAPLSTYISINSDTGVLYALRSFDYEQVRDLELLVTATDSGNPPLSSNVSLSIFVLDQNDNAPEILYPTLPTDGSTGVELAPRSAEPGYLVTKVVAVDRDSGQNAWLSYRLLKASEPGLFAVGLHTGEVRTARALLDRDALKQSLVVAVQDCGQPPLSATVTLTVAVADSIPDVLAELGSLKPSADPDDSGLTLYLVVAVAAVSCVFLAFVVVLLALRLRRWHRSHVLQASRGVPAGVPASHFVGVDGVRAFLQAYSHEAWLTADSRGSHVIFPQPNYADTLVSQESCEKSEPLLISQDLLEMKGDPKQLQVSLFLLNIIKNSYASVVIIKL, from the exons ATGACCAATTACCTGAGATTCAGAAATGGCGGAGGACTGGCCCTGCTGTACGCACTTCTGGGGACGCTGTGCAAGACTGGATGCGGGCAGATCCGCTATTCGGTGCCAGAGGAGCTGGAGAAAGGCTCTTTCGTGGGCAACATCGCCAAGGACCTGGGGCTGGAGCCCCAGGAGCTGGCGGAGCGGGGAGTCCGCATCGTCTCCAGAGGTAGGACGCAGCTCTTTGCTCTGAACCCGCGAAGCGGCAGCTTGGTCACCGCAGGCAGGATAGACCGGGAGGAGCTCTGCGCTCAGAGCGCGCGGTGTCTGGTGAGTTTTAACATCCTGGTTGAAGACAAATTGAAAATTTTTgaagtagaaatagaaattagAGACATTAATGACAATGCTCCTGATTTTCTAACAGAGGCATTGGAAATAAAAATTGGTGAACTAACGGTTCCTGGAACTCGATTTCCACTTAAGACTGCATTTGACCCAGATGCGGGCATGAACTCTCTGCTGAACTATCAGCTCAGCCCCAGTGACTACTTCTCCTTGGCTGTGAAGAGTGTCTCTGATGGGGCCAAGTACCCAGAGCTGGTGCTGCAGCGGGCTCTTGACCGTGAGGAAAAGAAAGTTCACCAGCTTGTCCTAATTGCTTCTGATGGTGGCGACCCTGTTCATTCTAGCAACTTGTGCATCCAAGTGATAGTGCTGGATGCAAATGACAATCCACCAGTATTTACTCAGCCTGAGTATCGAGTAAGTGTTCAAGAGAACTTGCCAGTAGGCACCTGGCTGCTCAGGGTGAATGCCACTGACCCTGACGAGGGATTTAATGCTCAAGTATCCTATGTACTAGATAAAATGCCTGGGAGAATCGCTCAGATTTTTAATCTCAACTCAGTGACTGGGGATTTATCAATATCACAAAGCCTAGATTATGAGGATGCTACTTTCtatgaaattaaaattgaagCACAAGATGGACTAGGTCTCCTTTCAAGAGCTAAGATTCTGGTCACAGTTCTGGATGTGAATGACAATGCCCCGGAAATTACTGTTACTTCTCTCACAGGATCAGTCCCAGAAGAGGCTACTGCTGGAAGGGAAATTGCCCTTATCAACGTGCATGATCGGGATTCTGGGCAAAATGGGCAAGTCACAGTTTTTATTCTGGGAAATATgccatttaatttagaaaaatcaataaaccGATATTACCGCTTAGTGACAGCCAGATGCCTGGACCGTGAACAGGTGTCCGAATATAACATCACTCTGAGAGCTACAGATGGGGGAAGTCCGCCGCTGTCCACAGACACACATATCACGCTGCATGTGGCGGACATCAATGACAACCCACCTGCTTTCACTCATGCCTCCTATTCTGCCTACATTCCTGAAAACAACCCCAGGGGAGCCTCCATCTTCTCTATGACCGCCCAGGACCCTGACAGCATGGAGAACGCCCACATCACCTATGCACTGACTGAGGATGCCTTCCAGGGGGCTCCTCTCTCCACCTACATCTCCATAAACTCGGACACCGGAGTCCTGTATGCCTTGCGCTCCTTCGACTATGAGCAGGTTAGAGACCTGGAACTATTGGTGACAGCCACTGACAGTGGGAACCCTCCACTCAGCAGCAACGTGTCTCTAAGCATATTCGTGCTGGACCAGAATGACAATGCACCTGAAATCCTataccccaccctccccaccgaTGGTTCCACGGGTGTAGAGCTGGCACCCCGTTCTGCAGAGCCCGGCTATCTGGTGACCAAGGTGGTGGCTGTGGACAGAGACTCAGGCCAGAACGCCTGGCTGTCCTACCGCCTGCTCAAGGCCAGCGAGCCGGGACTCTTCGCGGTGGGGTTGCACACTGGTGAGGTGCGCACAGCGCGGGCCCTACTAGACAGAGATGCACTGAAGCAGAGCCTGGTGGTGGCAGTCCAGGACTGCGGCCAGCCCCCTCTCTCCGCCACAGTCACTCTCACAGTGGCAGTGGCTGACAGCATCCCAGACGTCCTGGCCGAATTGGGAAGCCTCAAGCCCTCAGCAGACCCTGACGACTCAGGCCTCACACTGTACCTGGTGGTGGCAGTGGCCGCGGTGTCCTGCGTCTTCCTGGCCTTTGTCGTCGTGCTGCTGGCGCTCAGACTGCGGCGCTGGCACAGATCGCATGTGCTGCAAGCTTCGAGAGGTGTACCAGCGGGCGTACCCGCCTCTCATTTTGTGGGCGTGGACGGGGTGCGGGCTTTCCTGCAGGCCTATTCCCACGAGGCCTGGCTCACCGCGGACTCGCGGGGGAGTCACGTGATCTTCCCGCAGCCCAACTACGCGGACACGCTCGTCAGCCAGGAGAGCTGTGAGAAAAGCGAGCCTCTCCTGATATCTCAAGATTTACTTGAAATGAAAGGAGATCCCAAGCAACTTCAGGTgagcttatttctt ttgaaCATTATAAAGAACAGTTATGCCAGTGTGGTTATTATAAAGctttaa
- the LOC131756073 gene encoding LOW QUALITY PROTEIN: protocadherin gamma-B1-like (The sequence of the model RefSeq protein was modified relative to this genomic sequence to represent the inferred CDS: inserted 2 bases in 2 codons; substituted 4 bases at 4 genomic stop codons) has translation MRSQVLLLFLLSLLWKAISQEIQYSISEELAKGSRVGNLAKDLRLNVXELPARKLQISAEEFFSVNAENGDLLVSGRIDREKICRRKSECALEFETVAENPMTIFHVSVAIQEINDNAPSFIANGIDLEICESALPGVKFPLVSAXDADVESNSLKIYSISHNEHFSLSTKESPDGSKYPELLLEKSLGREQQSSHHLILTAMDGGDPPLSGTTQIRIQVIDANDNAPVFSQDTYRVNLQENVPRGTSVLQVMTTEKNKGINAEITYAFLSSSTTSLLFILYPNSGDITTNGTLDFEETSRYMLGVEAKDGGVHKAHCNVQIGIVDENDNAPEVTLMSFSSQIPEGSDLGTVIALIKVXEQDSGKNGMVTCYIQEGVPFKLESTSKNYNKLVIDGALDREQRAEYNVTITXTDKGKTPLSSSTSITLHIRDVNDNTPVFHXASYVAENNPPGASIAQVSASDPDLGPNGHVSYSIVXSDLEPRALSSYVSVSAHSGVVFAQRTFDHEQLRAFELTLQARDHGSPALSANVSLRVLVGDCNDNAPRVLYPALGPDGSALFDTVPRAAQPGYLVTKVVAVDADSGHNAWLSYHVLQASEPGLFSVGLRTGEVRTARALGDRDAARQRLLVAVRDGGQPPLSATATLLLVFADSLQEALPDLSDHPEPTDPQAELQFYLVVALALVSVLFFLAVIPAVALHLQHSSSPAAWSCFKPGLSSKSGWRVPPNYSEGTLPYSYNLCVASHSTVRFKL, from the exons ATGAGAAGTCAGGTACTGCTTCTCTTCCTGCTGTCTTTGTTGTGGAAGGCAATCTCCCAGGAGATCCAGTACTCGATTTCAGAGGAGCTAGCCAAGGGCTCGAGAGTGGGGAACCTGGCCAAGGATCTGAGGCTCAATGTCTAGGAGTTGCCAGCTCGAAAACTGCAGATTAGTGCAGAGGAGTTTTTCAGTGTGAATGCAGAGAATGGGGATTTGCTAGTGAGCGGTAGGATAGATCGAGAGAAGATTTGCaggaggaaatctgagtgtgCACTAGAATTTGAAACGGTCGCTGAAAACCCAATGACTATTTTCCATGTGAGTGTTGCAATTCAAGAAATTAACGACAATGCCCCAAGTTTCATTGCAAACGGCATTGACTTGGAAATCTGCGAGTCAGCCTTACCCGGGGTAAAATTCCCTCTGGTTTCTGCataagatgcagatgtagaaagtAACTCACTGAAGATATATTCCATCAGCCACAATGAGCACTTCTCTCTGTCAACAAAGGAAAGTCCCGATGGAAGTAAATACCCAGAATTACTGCTGGAAAAATCTCTGGGCAGAGAACAGCAGAGCTCCCACCACTTAATCCTGACTGCCATGGATGGTGGGGACCCTCCTCTAAGCGGCACTACCCAGATCCGGATACAGGTCATCGATGCCAACGATAATGCTCCGGTGTTCAGCCAGGACACTTACAGGGTTAACCTCCAAGAAAATGTGCCCCGGGGAACCTCTGTGCTGCAGGTGATGACTACTGAGAAGAACAAGGGCATTAATGCAGAAATCACCTATGCCTTCCTCAGTTCCTCAACTACCAGCCTCCTCTTCATTCTCTATCCAAATTCTGGTGACATCACAACCAATGGTACATTAGACTTTGAAGAGACAAGTAGGTATATGTTGGGTGTAGAAGCTAAGGATGGAGGGGTACACAAAGCTCACTGTAATGTTCAGATTGGAATTGTTGATGAGAATGACAATGCTCCAGAGGTGACATTAATGTCCTTCTCTAGCCAGATTCCCGAGGGCTCAGACCTTGGAACTGTAATTGCCCTCATTAAAGTGTGAGAGCAGGATTCTGGAAAAAATGGTATGGTGACATGTTATATTCAAGAAGGAGTTCCCTTCAAATTAGAATCCACCTCTAAGAATTATAACAAGCTAGTGATTGACGGTGCCCTAGACCGAGAGCAGAGGGCAGAGTACAATGTCACCATCA GCACCGACAAGGGCAAGACTCCCCTCTCCTCCAGTACAAGCATCACCCTACACATCCGCGATGTCAACGACAACACTCCAGTTTTCCACTAGGCCTCCTACGTGGCAGAAAACAATCCGCCCGGCGCCTCCATCGCCCAAGTTAGCGCTTCAGATCCAGACCTGGGGCCCAACGGCCACGTCTCCTACTCCATCG GCAGCGACCTGGAGCCGCGCGCGCTGTCGTCCTACGTGTCCGTGAGCGCACACAGCGGCGTGGTGTTCGCGCAGCGCACCTTCGACCACGAGCAGCTGCGCGCCTTCGAGCTGACGCTGCAGGCCCGCGACCACGGCTCGCCCGCGCTCAGCGCCAACGTGAGCCTGCGCGTGCTGGTGGGCGACTGCAACGACAACGCACCCAGGGTGCTGTACCCGGCACTGGGGCCCGACGGCTCGGCGCTCTTCGACACGGTGCCGCGCGCCGCGCAGCCCGGCTACCTGGTCACCAAGGTGGTGGCTGTGGACGCCGACTCTGGACACAACGCCTGGCTGTCCTACCACGTGCTGCAGGCCAGCGAGCCCGGACTCTTCAGCGTGGGGCTGCGCACGGGCGAGGTGCGCACGGCGCGGGCCCTGGGCGACAGGGACGCGGCCCGCCAGCGCCTGCTGGTTGCTGTGCGCGACGGGGGACAGCCGCCCCTCTCGGCCACCGCCACGCTGCTCCTGGTTTTCGCGGACAGCCTGCAGGAGGCGCTGCCGGACCTCAGTGACCACCCTGAGCCCACTGACCCCCAAGCTGAGCTGCAGTTTTACCTGGTGGTGGCCTTGGCCTTGGTTTCGGTGCTCTTCTTCCTGGCAGTGATTCCTGCGGTCGCCCTCCACCTTCAACACTCCTCCAGCCCCGCTGCGTGGAGCTGCTTTAAGCCTGGTCTGAGTTCCAAGTCTGGATGGAGGGTTCCCCCCAACTACAGTGAGGGAACATTGCCCTATTCCTACAATCTATGTGTTGCCTCACATTCAACTGTGCGatttaaattgtga